In Desulfotignum phosphitoxidans DSM 13687, the genomic stretch CCCATGGTACTGGCGATCCTTGATGATCATTCCCGTATTTGCTGTCACCTGCAGTTTTATCTGGCCGAGACTGCGGAGTGTCTGGTCCATGGACTGGTCCAGGCTTTTATGAAACGGGGGCTGCCCAGGTCATTGATGACCGATAACGGATCGGCAATGCTGGCAGAGGAAACCACACAGGGTCTTGCCCGTCTGGGCATTGATCACAAAACCACCTTGCCTTACTCCCCCTATCAAAATGGTAAGCAGGAAGTCTTCTGGGGCCAGCTTGAGGGACGTCTTTTGGAGCTGGTACGCAAACATAAGGATTTGAAACTGTCCTTTTTAAATCAGGCAGCCCAGGCCTGGGTTGAACAGGATTACCATCGCAGATTCAACCGGGAGATAAAATCAACCCCTTTGGACCGCCTTCTTAACGGTAAAAGCGTTGCCAGAAATATCCCGGACAGTGAGGCCCTCCGCCTTGCCTTTACACGCAGGGTGACTCGGAAACCCAGACGTAGTGATGCTACCGTCGCTGTTGGCGGCATTCGCTATGAACTGCCTGCCAGGTTCGGCCACATGGAATCGGTTGCCTTACGGGCTCCGGGCTGGGATAGAAGTCAGTTGACTCTGGTAGATCCCGGGACCGATGCCCCCCTTGCACAGCTGGCACCCCAGGATAAAACGGCCAATGCGTCAGGAAAACGCCGGGTGATTTCCCCTGAAATCTCCCTGACAGATCCTGTTGATACACTTGAATACCCGGCACTGC encodes the following:
- a CDS encoding IS481 family transposase yields the protein MSNTKAPIWRRWGQFRFSVIGELLSSPPAKGQLQQAIQRLSQKIYQHPIDEDQKFTLGASTIERWYYKAKEVDDPVAVLGRKPRFDAGIRWSMPQALLDALKAQYQKYPRWTAQLHYDNLKVVVQEKPELGKLPSYKTVLRCMRDNGWWKSREPARPGPGQVQAARHLENREVRGFEISFLHGLWHLDFHYAKVRILDASGNWLQPMVLAILDDHSRICCHLQFYLAETAECLVHGLVQAFMKRGLPRSLMTDNGSAMLAEETTQGLARLGIDHKTTLPYSPYQNGKQEVFWGQLEGRLLELVRKHKDLKLSFLNQAAQAWVEQDYHRRFNREIKSTPLDRLLNGKSVARNIPDSEALRLAFTRRVTRKPRRSDATVAVGGIRYELPARFGHMESVALRAPGWDRSQLTLVDPGTDAPLAQLAPQDKTANASGKRRVISPEISLTDPVDTLEYPALLKKWMADHAATGLPPAYLPKEENTIE